A single genomic interval of Pseudomonas sp. FeN3W harbors:
- a CDS encoding aminoglycoside nucleotidyltransferase ANT9 translates to MNTSVSSQVEQVLALLQRHLGGNLLAVHLFGSAVVGGLKPGSDLDLLVTVAAPLPEATRRTVMDELLMLSAWPASERLRPLEVTWVVRSSVWPWRYPAMRELQFGEWLRADIEAGRIEPPQEDHDLAILLHQVRKHGISLLGPSAAELFEPVPERDMRQALHDTLAQWCEPADWQGDECNVVLAVARIWLTLTTDAIAPKDVAAAWLLECLPDEHRAVLETARQAYRGDTIEQAALRPQAVEAFIRHARAQLQLPQPTGADR, encoded by the coding sequence ATGAATACATCGGTATCCAGCCAGGTCGAGCAGGTACTGGCCCTGCTGCAGCGTCACCTGGGCGGGAACCTGCTGGCCGTGCATCTGTTCGGCTCGGCCGTTGTCGGTGGGCTGAAACCCGGCAGCGATCTCGACCTGCTTGTTACGGTTGCAGCCCCCCTGCCGGAGGCCACGCGCCGCACAGTCATGGACGAGCTGCTGATGCTTTCCGCCTGGCCGGCCAGCGAGCGTCTGCGTCCGCTGGAAGTCACCTGGGTGGTACGCAGCTCGGTATGGCCCTGGCGCTATCCGGCAATGCGCGAGCTGCAGTTCGGCGAATGGCTGCGCGCCGATATCGAAGCCGGCCGCATCGAACCGCCCCAGGAAGACCACGACCTGGCCATTCTTCTGCACCAGGTGCGCAAGCACGGCATCAGCCTGCTTGGCCCAAGCGCGGCCGAGCTGTTCGAGCCGGTGCCCGAGCGAGACATGCGCCAAGCCTTGCACGACACGCTGGCGCAATGGTGCGAGCCTGCCGACTGGCAAGGCGATGAGTGCAACGTGGTATTGGCCGTGGCGCGCATCTGGCTGACCCTGACCACGGACGCCATCGCCCCGAAGGACGTCGCAGCGGCCTGGTTGCTCGAATGTCTGCCGGACGAGCACCGTGCCGTACTGGAGACAGCCCGCCAGGCCTATCGGGGCGACACGATCGAACAAGCTGCCCTGCGCCCACAGGCGGTGGAGGCGTTCATCCGGCATGCGCGCGCGCAGTTGCAGCTGCCGCAACCAACAGGAGCGGACCGATGA
- a CDS encoding TolC family protein, translated as MKFFALSLLTLALSACAVGPDYRAPQPEPARIGGASAGDYDRSRFEAAWWQQFDDPTLDALVGEALAENRELRIAYARLRAARAIRDDVSNDRLPTVTAGASADIGKAQQPGFSEERVNAERYDLGLDMAWELDLFGRIQRRLESSEAQADAVEAELYQLQVSLIAELVDAYGQLRGAQLRERIARDNLANQRNSHELTEQLREAGVGSELDVLRADARLAATEASLPQLQAQQARARNRIATLLGQRADQLAVDLAPRDLPAIAKSLPIGDPGELLRRRPDIRAAERQLAAATADVGVATADLFPRVSLSGFLGFVAGRGSQIGSSAARAWGVAPSISWAAFDLGSVRARLRGAEADADAALASYEQQVLLALEESENAFSDYANAQQRLLSLIRQSTASRAAAQQAEIRYREGTADFLVLLDAERERLLAEDAQAQAEVELYRGVVAIYKALGGGWTPSA; from the coding sequence ATGAAGTTCTTTGCCCTTTCCCTGCTCACTCTGGCACTGAGCGCCTGTGCGGTCGGCCCCGATTACCGGGCACCGCAGCCGGAACCGGCGCGTATCGGCGGCGCATCGGCTGGCGACTACGACCGCTCGCGCTTCGAAGCGGCCTGGTGGCAGCAGTTCGACGATCCGACGCTGGACGCCCTGGTTGGCGAAGCCCTGGCCGAGAACCGCGAACTGCGCATCGCCTATGCCCGCCTGCGGGCGGCACGGGCGATTCGCGATGACGTCAGCAATGATCGTCTGCCCACCGTCACCGCGGGCGCCAGCGCCGATATCGGCAAGGCCCAGCAACCGGGTTTCAGTGAAGAGCGGGTGAACGCCGAGCGTTACGATCTGGGCCTGGACATGGCCTGGGAACTGGACCTGTTCGGCCGTATCCAGCGCCGCCTGGAATCCAGCGAGGCGCAGGCCGATGCCGTCGAAGCCGAGCTCTACCAGCTGCAGGTCAGCCTGATCGCCGAGCTGGTGGATGCCTACGGTCAGCTGCGCGGTGCCCAACTACGCGAGCGGATCGCCCGCGACAACTTGGCCAACCAGCGCAATTCCCATGAACTGACCGAGCAGCTGCGCGAAGCGGGCGTCGGTAGTGAGCTGGATGTCCTGCGCGCCGATGCCCGTCTGGCGGCCACCGAAGCCAGCCTGCCGCAATTGCAGGCGCAGCAGGCGCGTGCGCGCAACCGCATCGCTACTCTGCTCGGCCAGCGCGCCGATCAACTCGCCGTGGACCTCGCTCCGCGCGATCTGCCGGCAATCGCCAAGTCGCTACCGATTGGCGATCCAGGCGAGCTGCTGCGCCGGCGCCCGGACATTCGTGCAGCAGAGCGCCAGCTGGCCGCGGCCACTGCCGATGTCGGCGTGGCGACAGCCGATCTGTTTCCGCGCGTGAGTCTGTCGGGCTTTCTCGGCTTCGTTGCCGGGCGCGGCTCGCAGATCGGCTCCAGCGCAGCGCGGGCCTGGGGCGTGGCGCCGAGCATCAGTTGGGCAGCGTTCGACCTCGGCAGCGTGCGGGCCCGCCTGCGTGGCGCCGAGGCCGACGCCGATGCGGCGCTGGCCAGCTATGAGCAACAGGTATTACTGGCGCTGGAGGAATCTGAAAACGCCTTCAGCGATTACGCCAACGCCCAGCAGCGCCTGCTCTCCTTGATCCGCCAATCGACGGCCAGCCGCGCCGCCGCACAGCAAGCGGAAATCCGCTATCGCGAAGGCACGGCGGACTTTCTCGTACTGCTCGATGCCGAGCGCGAACGACTTCTGGCCGAAGACGCTCAGGCTCAGGCCGAAGTCGAGCTCTACCGCGGCGTGGTTGCCATCTACAAGGCCCTCGGTGGCGGCTGGACGCCGAGCGCCTGA
- a CDS encoding efflux RND transporter permease subunit: protein MNFSQFFIKRPIFAAVLSLVILIGGAISLFQLPISEYPEVVPPTVVVRAEFPGANPKVIGETVASPLEQAITGVEGMLYMSSQATADGKLTLTITFGLGTDLDNAQVQVQNRVTRTMPTLPTEVQRLGVTVDKASPDLTMVVHLTSPDQRYDMLYLSNYATLNVKDELARLDGIGDVQLFGMGDYSLRVWLDPEKVASRNLTASDVVNAIREQNRQVAAGSLGAPPAPGATDFQLSINTQGRLVTEEEFENIIIRAGEDGSITRLRDIARVELGSSQYALRSLLNNQPAVAIPIFQRPGSNAIEISDSVRARMAELKGDFPEGVDYEIVYDPTIFVRGSIEAVVHTLLEAIVLVVLVVILFLQTWRASIIPLAAVPVSLIGTFAVMHLLGFSLNALSLFGLVLAIGIVVDDAIVVVENVERNIGLGKSPEEATRQAMKEVTGPIIATALVLCAVFIPTAFISGLTGQFYQQFALTIAISTVISAFNSLTLSPALAASLLKAHDAPKDGFSRLLDRMLGGWLFAPFNRMFDHASHGYVGLVRRILRGSGIALLVYVGLVGLGYLGFASTPTGFVPPQDKQYLVAFAQLPDAATLDRTEDVIKRMSEIAGKHPGVENTVAFPGLSINGFTNSPNSGIVFTPLKPFDERKDPSLSANAIAADLNGQFAQIQDAFIAIFPPPPVQGLGTIGGFRVQVQDRGNLGYEELYTQVQNVIAKSADYPELAGLFTSYQVNVPQVDADIDREKAKTHGVAIDEIFDTMQVYLGSLYANDFNRFGRTYQVNVQADQKFRLAPEQIGQLKVRNDRGEMVPLSTFVNVTDSAGPDRVMHYNGFLTAEINGAAAPGYSSGQAEAAMERLLQAELPNGMSYEWTELTYQQILAGNTAVFVFPLCVLLAFLVLAAQYESWSLPLAVILIVPMTLLSAITGVILAGSDNNVFTQIGLIVLVGLACKNAILIVEFAKDKQEEGMDRLAAILEACRLRLRPILMTSFAFIMGVVPLVLSSGAGAEMRHAMGVAVFSGMLGVTFFGLLLTPVFYLVIRAFVEKREARKVAYKEARA from the coding sequence ATGAATTTCTCGCAATTCTTCATCAAGCGGCCGATTTTCGCCGCCGTGCTGTCGCTGGTGATCCTCATCGGCGGGGCCATCTCGCTGTTCCAGCTGCCGATCAGCGAATACCCCGAAGTCGTCCCGCCCACCGTGGTGGTGCGCGCCGAGTTTCCCGGTGCCAACCCCAAGGTGATCGGTGAAACCGTCGCCTCCCCGCTGGAGCAGGCCATCACCGGCGTCGAGGGCATGCTCTACATGTCGTCCCAGGCCACCGCCGACGGCAAGCTGACCCTGACCATCACCTTTGGACTGGGCACTGATCTCGATAACGCCCAGGTGCAGGTGCAGAACCGCGTCACGCGCACCATGCCGACCTTGCCCACCGAGGTGCAGCGCCTCGGCGTGACCGTGGACAAGGCCTCCCCGGACCTGACCATGGTGGTGCACCTGACCTCGCCGGATCAGCGCTACGACATGCTCTACCTGTCCAACTACGCCACACTCAACGTCAAGGACGAGCTCGCGCGGCTGGATGGCATCGGTGATGTGCAGCTGTTCGGCATGGGTGATTACTCCCTGCGCGTCTGGCTCGACCCGGAGAAGGTCGCCTCGCGCAACCTCACCGCATCGGACGTGGTCAACGCGATCCGCGAGCAGAACCGCCAGGTCGCCGCAGGTTCTCTGGGCGCGCCGCCGGCACCGGGTGCCACGGACTTCCAGCTGTCGATCAACACCCAGGGTCGGCTGGTCACCGAAGAAGAATTCGAGAACATCATCATCCGCGCCGGCGAAGACGGCTCGATCACCCGTCTGCGGGACATCGCCCGGGTCGAACTGGGTTCCAGCCAGTACGCGCTGCGTTCGCTGCTGAACAACCAGCCCGCCGTCGCCATTCCGATATTCCAGCGCCCGGGTTCGAACGCCATCGAGATTTCCGACTCGGTGCGAGCACGCATGGCGGAGCTGAAAGGCGACTTCCCGGAAGGCGTGGACTACGAGATCGTCTATGACCCGACCATCTTCGTGCGCGGCTCCATCGAGGCGGTGGTGCACACCCTGCTCGAGGCCATCGTGCTGGTGGTGCTGGTGGTGATCCTGTTCCTGCAGACCTGGCGCGCCTCGATCATTCCACTGGCCGCCGTGCCGGTGTCGCTGATCGGCACCTTCGCGGTCATGCACCTGCTCGGTTTCTCGCTCAACGCACTGTCGCTGTTCGGTCTGGTGCTGGCGATCGGCATCGTGGTGGACGACGCCATCGTCGTGGTGGAGAACGTCGAGCGCAACATCGGCCTCGGCAAGTCGCCGGAGGAAGCGACCCGTCAGGCGATGAAGGAAGTGACCGGGCCGATCATCGCCACCGCGCTGGTGCTCTGCGCGGTGTTCATCCCCACCGCGTTCATTTCCGGCCTCACCGGGCAGTTCTACCAGCAGTTCGCGCTGACCATCGCCATTTCCACGGTGATCTCGGCATTCAACTCGCTGACCCTGTCGCCGGCGCTGGCGGCCAGCCTGCTCAAGGCCCACGACGCGCCGAAGGACGGCTTCTCGCGACTGCTCGACCGCATGCTCGGTGGCTGGCTGTTCGCGCCGTTCAACCGCATGTTCGATCACGCCAGCCACGGCTATGTCGGTCTGGTACGACGCATCCTGCGCGGCAGTGGCATTGCGCTGCTGGTCTATGTCGGCCTGGTCGGCCTCGGTTACCTGGGCTTCGCCAGCACGCCGACCGGTTTCGTCCCGCCGCAGGACAAGCAATACCTGGTCGCCTTCGCCCAGCTGCCGGACGCCGCCACGCTGGACCGCACCGAGGACGTGATCAAGCGCATGTCGGAAATCGCCGGCAAGCACCCCGGCGTGGAGAACACCGTGGCCTTCCCGGGCCTGTCGATCAACGGCTTCACCAACAGCCCGAACAGCGGCATCGTCTTCACTCCGCTCAAGCCGTTCGATGAGCGCAAGGACCCGTCACTCTCGGCCAACGCCATCGCGGCGGACCTGAATGGCCAGTTCGCGCAGATTCAGGATGCCTTCATCGCCATCTTCCCGCCGCCACCCGTACAAGGCCTGGGCACCATCGGCGGTTTCCGCGTGCAGGTGCAGGACCGCGGCAACCTCGGCTACGAGGAGCTGTACACCCAGGTGCAGAACGTCATCGCCAAGAGCGCCGACTATCCGGAGCTGGCCGGCCTGTTCACCAGCTACCAGGTCAACGTGCCGCAGGTGGATGCCGACATCGACCGCGAGAAGGCCAAGACCCACGGCGTGGCTATCGACGAGATCTTCGACACCATGCAGGTCTACCTTGGCTCGCTGTACGCCAACGACTTCAACCGCTTCGGTCGTACCTATCAGGTCAACGTCCAGGCGGACCAGAAGTTCCGTCTGGCCCCGGAGCAGATCGGCCAGCTGAAAGTGCGTAACGACCGCGGCGAAATGGTCCCGCTGTCGACCTTCGTCAACGTCACGGATAGCGCCGGCCCGGATCGGGTGATGCACTACAACGGCTTCCTCACCGCCGAGATCAACGGCGCCGCCGCACCGGGCTACAGCTCGGGGCAAGCCGAGGCCGCCATGGAGCGTCTGCTCCAGGCCGAGCTGCCCAACGGCATGAGCTACGAATGGACCGAGCTGACCTACCAGCAGATCCTCGCCGGCAACACCGCGGTGTTCGTCTTCCCGCTCTGTGTGCTCCTGGCGTTCCTGGTGCTGGCGGCGCAATACGAGAGCTGGAGCCTGCCGCTGGCGGTGATCCTGATCGTGCCGATGACCCTGCTCTCGGCGATCACCGGGGTGATCCTGGCCGGTAGCGACAACAACGTGTTCACCCAGATCGGCCTGATCGTGCTGGTGGGCCTGGCGTGCAAGAACGCCATCCTCATCGTCGAGTTCGCCAAGGACAAGCAGGAGGAAGGCATGGACCGGCTGGCCGCCATCCTCGAAGCCTGCCGCCTGCGTCTGCGGCCGATCCTGATGACCAGCTTCGCCTTCATCATGGGCGTGGTGCCGCTGGTGCTCTCCAGCGGGGCCGGCGCCGAGATGCGCCATGCCATGGGTGTTGCGGTGTTCAGCGGCATGCTTGGGGTGACCTTCTTCGGTCTGCTGCTGACCCCGGTGTTCTATCTGGTGATTCGTGCCTTCGTCGAGAAACGCGAAGCCCGCAAAGTGGCTTACAAGGAGGCCCGCGCATGA
- a CDS encoding efflux RND transporter periplasmic adaptor subunit yields the protein MERSFNALRFPLIALTVLITAACGKAPEATQSGTPPPVVSVAEVIEQQVTEWDELTGRLEAPESVEIRPRVSGFIDKVAFEEGALVNKGDLLFQIDPRPFQAEVKRLQAQLQQARANQQRTVAEAERGERLRKKNAISDELADARVSAASEARSATAAIQAQLDRAQLDLSFTRVTAPIDGRVGRALITAGNLVNAGEALLTTLVSTDRVYAYFEADERTYLKYRELARNGDRGEATPVYLGLSSDDGHPHLGHMDFVDNQVDPRTGTIRGRAVFDNRDGSFTPGLYARLKLVGSATYDAVLIKDAAVGTDLGKKFVLVLTEDGTVAYRPVEVGPKLEGLRIVRSGLAKGESIVVNGLQRVRPGSPVQPESVPMADAETLATLRQQNRAISEAMKPQVVERSLAQRPSS from the coding sequence ATGGAACGTTCGTTCAACGCCTTGCGTTTTCCTCTTATCGCCCTGACGGTGCTGATCACCGCCGCTTGCGGCAAGGCACCGGAGGCCACCCAGTCGGGCACGCCGCCGCCCGTCGTCAGCGTCGCGGAAGTCATCGAACAGCAGGTGACCGAGTGGGACGAACTCACTGGCCGTCTGGAAGCGCCGGAGTCGGTGGAGATTCGTCCGCGCGTATCCGGCTTCATCGACAAGGTGGCCTTCGAGGAAGGTGCGCTGGTGAACAAAGGCGACCTCTTGTTCCAGATCGACCCACGTCCGTTCCAGGCCGAGGTCAAGCGCCTGCAGGCGCAACTGCAACAGGCTCGCGCCAATCAGCAACGTACCGTCGCCGAAGCAGAACGCGGCGAGCGCCTGCGCAAGAAGAACGCGATTTCCGACGAGCTCGCCGACGCCCGCGTCAGTGCCGCCAGTGAAGCCCGCTCGGCAACCGCGGCGATTCAGGCGCAACTGGACCGCGCGCAGCTGGATCTCTCCTTCACCCGCGTGACCGCGCCCATCGACGGTCGCGTCGGCCGCGCGCTGATCACCGCCGGCAACCTGGTCAACGCCGGCGAGGCGCTGCTGACCACGCTGGTCTCCACCGACCGGGTCTATGCCTATTTCGAGGCCGATGAGCGTACCTACCTCAAGTATCGCGAGCTGGCACGCAATGGCGACCGTGGCGAGGCGACCCCGGTCTATCTCGGCCTGTCCAGCGATGACGGCCATCCGCACCTGGGCCACATGGACTTCGTCGACAACCAGGTCGACCCGCGCACCGGCACCATCCGTGGTCGCGCTGTGTTCGACAACCGTGACGGCAGCTTCACCCCCGGCCTTTATGCGCGCCTGAAGCTGGTCGGCAGCGCCACCTACGACGCCGTGCTGATCAAGGACGCCGCGGTCGGTACCGACCTGGGCAAGAAGTTCGTCCTGGTGCTGACCGAGGACGGCACCGTCGCCTACCGCCCGGTCGAAGTCGGTCCCAAGCTCGAAGGGCTGCGCATCGTTCGCAGCGGTCTGGCCAAGGGCGAGAGCATCGTGGTCAACGGCCTGCAGCGCGTACGCCCGGGCAGCCCGGTGCAGCCGGAGTCGGTGCCCATGGCCGACGCCGAGACGCTGGCCACCCTGCGCCAGCAGAACCGCGCGATCAGCGAGGCGATGAAACCACAGGTCGTCGAGCGCAGCCTGGCCCAGCGCCCTAGCAGCTGA
- a CDS encoding LysR substrate-binding domain-containing protein: MNRNDLRRVDLNLLIVFETLMHERSVTRAAEKLFLGQPAISAALARLRTLFDDPLFVRTGRSMEPTARALEIAQLLSPALDSISTAVSRASTFDPATSTQVFRIGLTDEVEFALLPPLLRRLRAEAPDVVLVVRRANYLLMPGLLASGEISVGVCYTEELPANAKRKVLRRPRPMLLRADSIPGRLSMEDYCSRPHAMVSFAGDLNGYIDEELALHGCKRKVVLAVPQFNGLASLLAGTDIIATVPDYAAAALAANGGVRAEPLPFQTSQDFELSMAWRGAQDNDPAERWLRSRIQMFVGDPDSL; encoded by the coding sequence ATGAATCGCAACGACCTCCGCCGTGTTGACCTCAATCTGCTGATCGTCTTCGAAACGCTGATGCACGAGCGCAGTGTGACCCGCGCAGCGGAAAAGCTGTTTCTCGGCCAGCCGGCGATCAGTGCCGCGCTGGCACGACTGCGCACGCTGTTCGACGACCCGCTCTTCGTCCGTACCGGCCGCAGCATGGAGCCGACCGCGCGCGCGCTGGAGATCGCCCAGCTGCTTTCACCGGCGCTGGACTCGATCTCCACCGCCGTCAGCCGCGCCTCGACCTTCGACCCGGCCACCAGCACCCAGGTGTTTCGCATCGGCCTGACCGATGAAGTCGAGTTCGCCCTGCTACCGCCGCTGCTGCGTCGCCTGCGCGCCGAAGCGCCGGACGTGGTGCTGGTGGTGCGCCGCGCCAACTATCTGTTGATGCCCGGCCTGCTTGCGTCCGGCGAGATCTCGGTGGGCGTCTGCTACACCGAGGAGCTGCCGGCCAATGCCAAACGCAAGGTACTGCGCCGGCCCAGGCCGATGCTGCTGCGCGCCGACAGCATTCCCGGCCGGCTGAGCATGGAGGATTACTGCAGCCGCCCGCATGCGATGGTCTCCTTTGCCGGCGATCTCAACGGCTATATAGACGAGGAACTGGCCCTGCACGGTTGCAAGCGCAAGGTGGTCCTGGCGGTGCCGCAGTTCAACGGTCTGGCCAGCCTGCTTGCCGGAACCGACATCATCGCCACCGTTCCGGACTACGCCGCCGCGGCACTGGCGGCCAATGGCGGCGTGCGCGCCGAACCCTTGCCCTTCCAGACCAGCCAGGACTTCGAGCTGTCCATGGCCTGGCGCGGCGCCCAGGACAACGACCCCGCCGAGCGCTGGCTGCGCTCGCGCATCCAGATGTTCGTCGGCGATCCGGATAGCCTCTGA
- a CDS encoding zinc-dependent alcohol dehydrogenase family protein, producing MSRIIRFHQFGPADVLRHEERAMPVAGPGEVLIGVRAIGVSWNDVLWRQDLAPRHARLPAGLGSEVAGEVLAVGEGVQGFSVGDHVAGFPAHDLNQYPLYAEHALLPQQALVRYPDMLSASEAAIHYTPMLVSYFALVELAQLEAGQYVLINQAAHCTGPAAVQLAKALGGRVIATCDTSEDRDYLRELGAETVIVTEEEDLVGRLQKVTEGRGVDVVLDACGGSQMKLLGDVMAPLGKLILYGMNGGNETALPVCAAFKKNFKFFLHCLCDFTGQPELGIEQNREAVERALQHINQLTVDRLIWPQLDRQFPFEQAIEAHQYVESGVPRGRVVLTLN from the coding sequence ATGTCCCGCATCATCCGTTTTCATCAATTCGGCCCGGCCGACGTGTTGCGCCACGAGGAACGCGCAATGCCGGTTGCCGGCCCAGGCGAGGTGCTGATTGGCGTGCGAGCCATCGGCGTCAGCTGGAATGACGTGCTCTGGCGCCAGGACCTCGCGCCACGACACGCGCGTCTGCCTGCCGGGCTCGGCAGCGAGGTGGCGGGCGAGGTGCTGGCGGTGGGTGAGGGCGTTCAGGGCTTCAGCGTCGGCGATCATGTTGCCGGCTTCCCGGCCCACGACCTCAATCAGTATCCGCTCTACGCCGAGCATGCACTGTTGCCGCAGCAGGCGCTGGTGCGTTACCCGGACATGCTCAGCGCCAGCGAGGCGGCGATCCACTACACGCCGATGCTGGTCAGCTACTTCGCGCTGGTCGAACTTGCTCAGCTGGAAGCCGGCCAATACGTGCTGATCAACCAGGCGGCGCACTGCACCGGGCCGGCAGCCGTACAGCTGGCCAAGGCGCTGGGTGGACGGGTGATCGCCACCTGCGACACCAGCGAGGACCGCGACTACCTGCGCGAGCTGGGCGCGGAGACCGTGATCGTCACCGAAGAGGAAGACCTGGTCGGACGCCTGCAGAAGGTGACCGAAGGCCGCGGCGTAGACGTGGTGCTGGATGCCTGTGGCGGTTCGCAGATGAAACTGCTCGGCGACGTCATGGCGCCACTGGGCAAGCTGATTCTCTATGGCATGAACGGCGGCAACGAAACGGCCCTGCCGGTGTGTGCGGCTTTCAAGAAGAACTTCAAGTTCTTCCTGCACTGCCTGTGCGACTTCACCGGGCAGCCGGAGCTGGGCATCGAGCAGAACCGTGAAGCCGTGGAGCGTGCGCTGCAGCATATCAACCAGCTCACAGTGGACCGGCTGATCTGGCCGCAGCTCGACCGACAGTTCCCCTTCGAGCAGGCAATCGAAGCCCACCAATATGTCGAAAGCGGCGTACCTCGCGGCCGCGTCGTGCTGACGCTGAACTGA
- a CDS encoding SDR family oxidoreductase: MAEDKQTLPPQEQPEPGKEGLMNPRPEYRGEDYKAAGKLEGKVAIITGGDSGIGRSVAVLYAREGADVTILYLDQHQDAEQTRSVVERYGRRCLTFAGDVADREVCRKVIDETLAAFGKLDILINNAAEQHPQEKLEDISEEQWEKTFRTNIFGMFQMTKAALPHLGKGASIINTSSVTAYKGSPQLLDYSATKGAITAFTRSLSMNLAERGIRVNGVAPGPIWTPLIPSTFDADKVAEFGSNTPMKRPGQPDEVAPAYVYLASSDAAYVSGQVLHVNGGTVVNG, translated from the coding sequence ATGGCCGAAGACAAGCAGACCCTACCGCCGCAGGAGCAGCCCGAGCCCGGCAAGGAAGGGCTGATGAACCCGCGCCCGGAATACCGCGGCGAAGACTACAAGGCGGCGGGCAAGCTCGAAGGCAAGGTCGCGATCATCACCGGTGGTGACAGCGGCATCGGTCGCTCGGTCGCGGTGCTGTACGCCCGCGAGGGCGCCGATGTGACGATTCTCTATCTCGACCAGCATCAGGACGCCGAGCAAACCCGCAGCGTGGTCGAACGATACGGTCGCCGCTGCCTGACCTTCGCCGGCGACGTGGCCGATCGCGAGGTCTGCCGCAAGGTCATCGACGAAACCCTCGCCGCGTTCGGCAAGCTCGACATTCTGATCAACAACGCTGCCGAGCAGCACCCGCAGGAAAAGCTCGAAGACATCAGCGAAGAACAGTGGGAAAAGACCTTCCGCACCAACATCTTCGGCATGTTCCAAATGACCAAGGCGGCGCTGCCACATCTGGGCAAGGGCGCTTCGATCATCAACACCAGCTCGGTCACCGCCTACAAGGGCAGCCCGCAGCTGCTGGACTATTCGGCAACCAAGGGCGCCATCACGGCCTTCACCCGTTCGCTGTCGATGAACCTCGCCGAGCGCGGCATTCGCGTCAACGGCGTCGCACCGGGGCCGATCTGGACGCCGCTGATTCCTTCGACCTTCGATGCCGACAAGGTGGCCGAATTCGGCTCCAATACACCGATGAAACGCCCCGGCCAGCCCGATGAAGTGGCGCCGGCCTACGTCTACCTGGCGAGCAGCGATGCGGCCTATGTCAGCGGTCAGGTGCTGCACGTCAATGGCGGCACGGTGGTTAACGGCTGA
- a CDS encoding Ku protein has translation MPRTIWKGAVSFGLVHIPVALVPATTRQGIDFDWLDKRSMDRVGYKRINKTTGEDIDSENIVKGVEYEKGHYVVISDDEIKGAHPKATQTVDIVAFVDAKDISFLYIDTPYYLTPDRRGEKVYALLRETLIQTGKVGIANVVLRNKQHLAVLMPLGKALVMNTLRWADEVRGVEYLELKDEALDPELAERELDMAKRLVEDMTEKWKPEQYKDTFQDQIMALVEKKAREGKLEAVGGPEEAVDRRSADVIDLTELLKRSLAGKSGKASKDEDDEEKEKAPVKPKTASKAKTSKSSSSASRTRKAPAAGSKSSKKAS, from the coding sequence ATGCCACGCACGATCTGGAAAGGCGCAGTCAGTTTCGGACTGGTACACATCCCGGTGGCGCTAGTACCGGCCACCACCCGCCAGGGCATCGATTTCGACTGGCTGGACAAACGCAGCATGGACCGGGTCGGCTACAAGCGCATCAACAAGACCACCGGCGAAGACATCGACAGCGAGAACATCGTCAAGGGCGTCGAGTACGAGAAGGGTCACTACGTCGTGATCAGCGATGACGAGATCAAAGGCGCGCATCCCAAGGCGACCCAGACCGTGGATATCGTCGCCTTCGTTGATGCCAAGGACATTTCCTTTCTCTACATCGACACGCCGTATTACCTGACGCCGGACCGCCGTGGCGAAAAGGTCTATGCCTTGCTGCGCGAGACACTGATCCAGACCGGTAAGGTCGGCATCGCCAACGTGGTGCTGCGCAACAAACAGCACCTGGCAGTGCTGATGCCGCTGGGCAAGGCGCTGGTGATGAACACCCTGCGCTGGGCCGACGAGGTACGCGGCGTCGAGTACCTGGAGCTGAAGGACGAGGCCCTCGATCCGGAGCTGGCCGAGCGTGAGTTGGACATGGCCAAGCGCCTGGTCGAGGACATGACCGAGAAGTGGAAGCCGGAACAGTACAAGGACACCTTCCAGGACCAGATCATGGCGCTGGTGGAGAAGAAGGCCCGCGAAGGCAAGCTGGAAGCCGTCGGCGGGCCGGAGGAGGCGGTGGATCGTCGCTCGGCGGATGTCATCGACCTTACCGAATTGCTCAAGCGCAGCCTTGCCGGCAAGTCGGGCAAGGCCAGCAAAGACGAAGATGACGAGGAGAAGGAAAAAGCGCCGGTCAAGCCCAAGACTGCGAGCAAGGCCAAGACCAGCAAGTCCTCCTCGTCGGCTTCGCGCACGCGCAAGGCGCCAGCGGCGGGCAGCAAATCCAGCAAGAAGGCGAGCTGA